The Antechinus flavipes isolate AdamAnt ecotype Samford, QLD, Australia chromosome 4, AdamAnt_v2, whole genome shotgun sequence genomic interval ttgaactcaggtcctcctgaccctagggctggtgttctatccactgtgccatctagctatcccctAATCCTAGATTTCTTACATTGGGTCAGGAAgatcaaatatggcctcagatacttcccagctgtgtgattttgagcaagtcatttaacttctgtctatcTCCATTGgttcaaatgtaaaatagaatcTACTtctcaggcttgttgtgaggatcaaatgggatattatttataaagcactcaacacagtgcttagcacattagATACTTAACAAAAgcttgttcccttccttcctttctctctctgcaaCAACTCTCACAGCTAACCCCTTTTCTTTACTCACACAGCTTCTTAAATTCAAACTATAATTACCTCGCACTTAGACTATATAGCATTGTCCTCTtaattagtcttcctgattcatcTTTCATTACACTAATACTTTTTCTACCCAACTGCAAAAATGATTCTCCTCAAGCACAGATTTGTTTATGTCActccccctactcaataaatcccAGAGGTTCCCTATTGTCTCCCAGATTAACTATAAATTCCTTTGTTTACCTTTGTTTACTTTGTTTACCTGAAGTCCTTCACAACCTGACCCCAATCTATTTTTCCAACATCATTATACATCTCTCCCTTTAAGAGGAAGTTCTACAGATAAGATTTCAAAAAAACCCAAGACTTGTACAAACTAATAcaaattgaagtgagcagaaacaggagaacattgtacacaataatagcaacgTTGTGtagatcaactatgattgacgtatctcttcttagcaatacaatgatccaaaacaattccaaaagactcaagatagaaaatgctatccacaaaaagagaaagaatggagtctgaatacagatcaaagcacacTGTTTTCACTTCGggtttttgtgcattttttttttccttttgcaaactgtttcttctttcataacatgatttatgcagaaatatgttttatatgattacatatatattctattatcaGTTACTTAACAGTcttagagaggagagaagaaaagggaaagaatttggaactcaaaattttacccaaaaaatgctaaaaattatctttacatatgtaaattgtaattggaaacattttttaaaagaggcagCTCAAGCACCACCTTCTACATAAAGCTTTTCCAGATCCCATATGATAGTGCCTGCCTTCCCTATTTAGCAACCTTCTACTTATATGCATTTATTTGAATAAGAgtgattgggggggaggggagaaataaaacattatttaaaaataatagttaacaaTTACATGGTATGTAATAtctgccagacattgtgctgaaCACCTTACAAGAGATAAAGTGCTATTATTCTCTCTATTTTgtaatttaggaaactgaggcaaacaggttaagtgatttgtccaagagtctcaaaactagtaaatgtctgaggctatatttgaattcggGACTTACATATTACCACTATTGACTAGTGGTCGTATCTAGcttgcttttatatttatcttgtgtatatatgtatataaatgagtgtacatttatatatagctataagtggataattgtgtgtgtgttcagttatttttcagtttccgACTcctcatgaccacatttgggattttcttggcatagatactggagggatttgccatgtccttcttcagctcatttacagataagggaattgaggcaaatgggggcTAATGACctggtcagggtcacacagctagtgtctaaacatttgaactcaggaagatatcttcctgatATCAAGCCCAGCATCCTGATATTATCccagtgcaccacctagctgcctacagATAAATACTTGTGTATTGttgttaaaatttttaactaCTTAAAAGTAGAAATTGTTTCAGTTCTTAGATTTGTATGCCcaagacttagcacagtgcctggcacatagtagacatttcataaatgcttgctgattcaTTGACATCAGTCAGTCgacaaataataaatttattaagcatctctgtGCCAGGCCCTGAGaacacaaaaaaggcaaaaaacaatgcCCTCAAAGGGGCCCACTATCTAATGGGCAAACATCATATGCAGCAcgaatagaaaataataaaagagaaggtcctagaattaagaaggattgagAAAGGCTTTATGTTGCGGgaaggattttagctgggactggAAGGATTGACAGGGTACccaagaggtagagatgaagagggaaagcatttcaggcatgagggaTGGCCAATCCACATTAAGGGTTAGAAGGATGAGGGAGGATGGAGGATTGGGGATTCAAGAATGGCTGCCTAAAGATGATCCTATttcagggagagaaaagggggtaGAAAGGGGACCCAGGGGAATGTCTAATGTCAAAACTCAGATGGAGTAAAACAAGATTTTCAGGCTGGCTGGGTGATGTCCGTCAGGTAGGAGAAGGTCTGCCTCTAAAACAAGGAGGAAAGAGTCCCTGAGCGCAATCAGGGTTAAGGATGGGGGAACTTGTAAATACTGCTGGTCTCCATGTCAGGAGCAAGTTGATCCAAAGAAGAGCTTAGCCCAGATGGGCCAgtaaagagggagaaggggaaaggcaaGGTTAGACGAGAGGATCAGTAGAATAGGGGGCAGGTCACTAATAGGGAGGGAAGCTAAATCCTTGATGTTATTGGTTCATCGACTTGCTTCCCTCTCTGAATTCCCAAGcaggaaacagaaaaaatcaATCCAGTTAGTTAGAAGTGCCACATTGCTCTTCCCCCTTTATCTCCACATCTCTAAACTCCAGCTGAGGACAGCGAACGATAGAAAACAAACTAGAGCCTATGTTTACATGGGGAAAAGCAGGAGAATGAAGGAAATGACCTATGTCATTATCCCACTGGCCCACTCAGTCTTTGAGAGTAGGAACTGTGGGACCAGGTGGTTATTCCATAACCAGGCAATCCTGACTTCCAGGGGAGAGTAGATGGAAGGAAACTTTAGAGTGATTAACCTTCGAACCCCGCCACCCCAATTCTCCAGTTCACTCCTCCCCAAACCCTGCTTCCTCAAACctgtcccttcttcccctccctattCTTGACTCTTGTCCCAATCCTTATCCCAGCTCTCTGTCCCCTCCACTTATCCCCTCTCGCTGGTCTAGAGGAAGCCAATGAAGAGGGTCTGGGAACTTTTATATCCAATATCCTCTTAATCTCTACCCTAATTCTGCAATTCTCCCTCAGTCCCTAGACCCCCAGCTCCCCTCCCACCCACCGTCATTCTCCTTTCTCAGTCCCACCCCTGCCACCAGGCTTTTTGGGCCAAGTCTTCCCTCCTGTTCTGTTCCTGGAACCGACCCTGGCAGCGGATCAAAGGTAGCCTTGCTCCCACCGCCTTATCTCATGGACCGCATGATTTAGGACTTGCTTGGTTGTCTGTAAACTGGAGACTGGGAGGGATGGAACACCTGGATGGCTCCTCTCCGGGCCCCGCCTCCTGACCTCGCCCCATCGGTCTTGGAGCAGTTCCGCCCTCTCCCTCACCCTAACTCCGCAGGGAGCTCCGCCCTGCAATTACCCCGGGCCTGGACCCGCCCCCTGAAGGTTAAGAGTCACCTCCGAGCTGGGCGCCAGGTCCATACTGTAGCAGGCTGGGGGGCTGGAGGGGTTGCCATGGCTACAGCTCCGGTGACTCGGACCCTGGCTGGAAAGGCAGCGGCCGCAGGAGTAAGAATAGGGACAGGGTCAAGTCCGCGGCTCTGGGCCCTGGGAGTTGCCCGTAGATTCAGCAGTAGTGCCAGGCGCCGGGGATCTGGGGGTATCAGCCCTGGTCGCCGCCTTAGTACTGCCCGAGTCCGGACCCAGTTGCCGCGAGAGGAGGCCGAACGAGGTTCCGAAGAGGCGGCCGTTGACAAGGGACCTCCTCCGGGAGTGGGACCACCCGCAGCCTCCACGCTCCCGGGTCCAGCCGTCGCTCCGGCAGCACCGCCACCCGTCATGGCCCCCGCGCCACCTTCCAGCCGCTCGCTGGTCCAGCGGGACATCCAGGCGTTCCTGACCGAATGTGGGGCCAGCCCCGGGGAGGCGAGGCACTGGCTTACCCAGTTCCAGACCACCTATAACTCGACGGACAAACCTTTTGCCATCATCGAGGTGAGGGGCGTCCTGGGAAGAAATCGACACTGACATATCTCGATTTCGGGCTTATTTATACCTCGACCAGAAGCCTGCCATTATCACTAGTTGGGACTGACAGGGCTAAAACTAATGGGACTCCTTATTTTGGAGGAAGGCCCCTAACAGGCCACCTGGTGACAGAAATGGGGCCTTCCTGCAATCAACTTTGGTCCTGCAGATGGGCAGGTTGAGGGCAAGGTTGAAAAGGGACTATCCCTGCTGCTGACAGGCCCATCCTATTAGGGTAAATGGGTGGGATGCTTCCCAGATTAGAGTAAGAGTGGAACTAAGCTAGGAAAGTGGAAACTGGGCAACAAGTAAATGCTACAGGACACCATGTGAGAAACAGAGATGAGTGGAGTAGAGGAGCTGGAAAGAAAGGCTGGATTCAGAAGCACTGGCACTTGAGGAAGGAAAAACAGGACAAAACCAAGGCCTGCCTGTTTCTGGCCCACCCCCAACAAGCAGTGCTCCACCTACTCTGCCCTATGTAAGCCCTGGGGTCCAAGGCCACCTCTAAACAGGGGGAGGGGAATGTGGCAGGCATGAGAGGATTAGATggtgaggtggggagaaggaagggcgGAGCCACAGTTTAGGAATGAAGTGCACACTAATCAGAGACCCTGAAGGCCAGGCCTATgtttgggaggaagaaaaggaaaggatccTGAGAGATGCTAGAACCTCCAGCTGTTTTAGGGCCATACTGAAGGCCCCACCATGGCTTATACAAGGGAATGGGGAATAGTTAGAGCTGAAGGGAGAAACTGAGGATTGGATCCAGGACAAATGGGCAGGATGCAGTGGATATTGGACACCTTGGCAGATGGTGGTAGAATATGGGAGACATGGACCATATGGAGGTATGAGGTCCTTGGAGGGTATGGAGGACACTGACATTACACAGTGAAAGGTTCATGTCAAGAATAGTAAAAACATTGGGTCATATAAGATGGACACTTAGTAACAGGTGTGATGTGGCCCAGGATGACTGGGCTGTACCCAATGCTCTCATCACCTCCTCCTCTGAAGGTGGATGAAGCTGTGTTCAAGTGCAAAGAGGCAGTCCTAAGTCTAGCCTTTGCCCTGGCCTTCTTGCAACGGATGGATATGAAGCCCCTTGTGGTTCTTGGACTCCCAGCACCCACTGCACCTTCTGGCTGCCTTTCCTTCTGGGAGGCCAAAGGCCAAATGGCTCAGAGCTGCAAGGTCCTTGTGGATTCTCTCCGACACAATGCAGCCACAGCTGTGCCCTTTTTTGGAGGAGGGTCTGTGCTGAGTGCTGCTGAACCTGCCCCCCATGCCACGTAAGTACTTTTTATTTCCACATTCACAGCGCCTGAGATACACCCAAGCTTCACATTACCTACTACCTACTAACTACCACCCTGTACTAATTAAGTCTGTGGCTGTATGTAGCACCCACTCTCGAGTACCATGGATGACGCAAATCTATCCCCTAACCGTAACAGTACTATTTCCTAGCTCTTCTTTACAAGCCTATACCAGGTTAATTGTACCCTCCCTTCCTAAACCCATCTACTTCCAAACCTGCCACCTCCCCACACACCAGAGTAAGTTGGTGTTTTACCCATCTATGCCTCCTGCTCCCTGAATTATAGAACCCCAGACAGCTGAGCCCCTACAACAACTTTTACCTGCAGCTATGGTGGTATTGTCTCTGTGGAGACAGACCTGCTAAAATGGTGCCTGGAGTCGGATAGCATTCCCATCCTGTGTCCTATTGGCGAGACAGGTGCCCGACGCTCTGTGCTACTCAGTTCCTTGGAGGTCACTGCTGCTCTGGCCAAGGCTCTGCTGCCCACCAAGATCATCTTTCTCAATACCTCCGGGGGTCTCCGAGATGCCAATCAGAAGGTAGGTCATATTCATCTTGCCACTCCTGCATTCTCCTGTCTCTTCATCCCACTTCAACCTCAAGAACTTGAGTTTTGATGCCTGTCTCAGTCTTACCCAAGTGAACACATAAATTTGATTGTCCTTTGTGTATCCCTTTTGTTTGCCTCCTTTCACCTTGCACTTGTTCCCTCTAGGAGGGGTCAATTTGATATGTAGGGACCCTGTTAAAATCAGACCagcctctgattttttttttttaagtttaatcattGCTTTTTGTTCTTATGCTAGTCATTTCCTTTAACATCCCTTAATCCATCCCCATCCAACCCTTCCATTTAACAAAGGTAACATGCAAAATCAGCATCATCATGTCTGATGAAGGGAAATGGTTTGTCCAAAACCACAAAGACTCCAAGTCTCTCTCAAGTTGGATAAGACTCTTATATTAATCTGTGTATGGTTCTGGCTTTCCTCTCTCCATTGTGCCATTTCATGTGACCACCCTTGAATTTGGGGGTTTACCATGGAAAAGGGAATCAATAAGATGGCAAGACAATCAATGGCAGAATCAGTATGGGAAATTCCTGAGAAAGGTTTCGGCTCAAAGCAAAGGGTTGGTGATAATCATTCTCCCCCTTGCCCTTAGGTTGTGAGTAATGTAAAGCTGCCAGCTGACCTGGACCTAGTGACAAATGCCCAGTGGGTGAGCAGCAAGGAGAAGCAGCAAATTCGGCTCATTGTAGATGTGCTGGGCCGACTATCCCATGACGCCTCAGCTGTTATAACATCTGCCAATACCTTGCTTACAGAACTCTTCAGCAACAAGGGTAAGCCTGGTCACTGGGAAGAGAGAACCAAATTTGGGTATGAGTAACACTTGCAAGGGTCTAGTGGGCATGTGATATTGGCAACCAAGACGTATAGCAACACACCAGGCAGGCTTATAGCAATATCCCTTTGGTCACTAAGGAGTAGATAAGTCTAGGGAAGGGGACAGTTCTGGGATTattggaagagggaagagagaaataatgGAATCCCACATAACTTTCCATGGCAGGACAGGTGTGATAGTGGGGAGTGGGCAGTTTAGTTACCCTGTTATTTCCCTATTCTAGGGTCAGGGACCCTCTTTAAGAATGCTGAGCGGATGCTTCGAGTAGATAGCCTAGAGAAGCTGGATCAGAAGCGACTGGTAGACCTTGTAAATGCAAGTTTTGGCAAGAAGCTTCGGGACGACTATTTGGCCTCTCTTCGACCACGGCTGTTCTCCATTTACTATTCTGAAGGGTGAGCCAAGGCAATGCTGGTCCAGGAGCAATGCCTATACCAAAGGTGCATCTGTCACTCTTGGAGGTGTCAAAGAGGGGCTGAGGCAAGAGAGAATGAGATGGGAAAGAGAGGACAAATTTTCCCAACTGTTGTAAAGAGTAAAGGAACCTCTAGGAAATGCTGACAAGCCTAGGAGCTGATGATGAGGTTGGGGATGACAAAAATTAGAAACCCTGACCTTGTCTCACTCACATTGGTTCCAGATACAATGCTGCAGCCATCCTGACTACTGAACCTGTGCTGGGAGGCACCCCATACCTGGACAAGTTTGTGGTGAACTCTAGCCGGCAAGGCCAGGGCTCAGGCCAGATGCTATGGGAGTGCATGCGACAGGATCTGCATCGACTTTTCTGGAGATCCCGTGTCACCAATCCCATCAACCCCTGGTAGGCATTGTGTGTATTTTAATTCTTAAATGAAAAACACTAGATAATCATTTGGTCCAGATCCATTATTTGATCAATGAGAATCCCAAAAACTTAAGCTCATAGTAACAAATCAAGTTAGTAACTGATCAGGAattaaaatcaaagatttttacCTCTGGGCCCAATACACCTATAATTCTATCATATGTGATGTGAGTAAAGCCTGGGCTATTGTGCCCAGAACATTCCCTCCAAGTCCAACATTCAAGCAGCAAATGCTATAGCCAGAGAAGTGGCAAATCTATCACCTTGATTCTGTGGTCTGGACTTCCTTTATCACCTCCAAGAACCCTAATGTCATTTCTGTGCACGAAATGAGATTCCCCCAAGATTCAGGGGTTCTCCAGAGATCATAGCAGCTACccattgcctttctttgtctgACAGTGAGGAACAATGCAAAAATAGACTTATCTACCTGTGAGGACCTACTCCTACCTTAGGCCTGGCTGCTATATCCATTCTCTTCCTATTCACCAAGCAACAGCTCTATTCAAGCTTGTTAACTCTAGGAAACATAACAAAGCATAGCACTAGCCAGAAAGAGGGCAGCATAAACTTCTCAAACTGTACAGGAATCCTTCCCCAAGCTAGAGCAATTGGGAGTGCCGGGACTGGAAGAGGGCGGCGGTTCCATGCACTGATAGGCCCATCCACTGCTCCTTTCCCACCTCAGGTACTTTAAGAACTGTGATGGCAGCTTCTCCAACAAACAGTGGATCTTCTTCTGGTTTGGCCTGTCTGACATCCGGGACTCCTATGAGCTTGTTAACCATGCCAAAGGACTGCCTGACTCCTTCTGCAAACCCTCCTCTGACCCAGGCAGCTGATAAGAACCATCAATACTTTGGTACCCCCAGCCCAACTGAGTGCACAGCCAAGAATCATGCTGAGGCAGTGTCCCAGGGAAGTTCGGAGGCAGGCCTGGGCTTGCTAGCTGAGAAACTTGCATGGAAAGGGAGATGGGAAGGCCTTGAGGCCCTTGGACtctgggaaggggagggagcCAGTGAAGTAGCACAAACAGAAAGACTAGCTCAGCTGAATGGAGTAGGGGTACCTGGTACCTGCTGTCTGGAAGTCTGCCAACTGTTCTAAAGCAACCAGtatctatttcttcatcttcccTGGGAATCTCAATCCTGTCAGGGTTCCTACCAAAGGCCAACTGATATGTGGGTGAAATACATGGTCACCTGCATGTTTGATTTAAGTGTCCTATCCCCAGGTATTATCCTCACCTCTCACAACTTTTCAAATTCACCTTTAAGATTAGTTTCTTCAGGTCTTAGGTTTTTCTTGAGTTTATTTAAATGTTAACTCTTTTCACCTTTCAGATtgggaagcagggaaggaaggtAAATTAACAATGAGGGACAGCAAAGTCCTGAGaacaaagaagacaaaagagggagaaaaatgacaaaagcaaAAGCATTTTCAAAGCCAGACTCTGCTGATCAAAACTTTGCTCCTCACTGATTCCACTCCCACCTTTGATAAGAAtacagggagaaaaagaagatatagtgtgtgtgtatggggggaggggagggggagagagggaaaggagggggagaggaagagcagAAGTGATCCCCTCTCTAGTTCCCCATGATCTTCAAACTATGGAATAGTCACTGTCCATCCAAATCAGGCCAGTAGCAGCCTCAGCCTCTGTCCTAAGTTCTACTCTCTCTCTATAGCCCAAGATCTCCATCCCTCTCCCTATGGCCACCCAATAAAATCTTCCTGATCCAAAGTGAAAAGATGGCAAAACAGGCCTCTGAGAAGGACCTTGGCTCCTCTGCTGTAAAGCCAATAAGCACAATAAGCTGCCAAGGTAACATCAACAGCTGATATCagttggaagagaaaggaaaaggcagGTGCATTcacattttgattttaaaagctCAGGTGAGATGACAGGTTCAATTTTGGGTTTGGTGGAATGGGACTATTTGCCAGCATCTACAGGTCAGGCCAAAGCAGGAGCAGGTCCCATGCTTCAGTGAGTAGATGGTGGGGAGCAAAGGATCATGAGTCCATTCCCAACCCCTGTTATCCTTCCTTTCCTGCACATTTGGACAGAAATAAGCCCCTCTTTGATTACACAAGAAATCAAGTATCAACATTTTttcataaatgattaaaaaaggcTAAGGAATGTGTGATGGGGAATCAATTTGATTTgtaacaggaaaaaacaaaatgtcacaTAAGAATTCCCAAACTGAAGAATAAAAATGGAGCAGAATCAAAAGTTATAAGCTGGGATATTTGAGAGTGAAATCTCCAAAACAGAGGGTAAAAtctaagaaaagagaagagatcaTCTAGAGTAAAAAACCAATTCATATCAAAGGCACTTGCAGGGAAACTAGAAAAGCAAATCTATAGGTGTATACAGAGTGT includes:
- the NAGS gene encoding N-acetylglutamate synthase, mitochondrial → MATAPVTRTLAGKAAAAGVRIGTGSSPRLWALGVARRFSSSARRRGSGGISPGRRLSTARVRTQLPREEAERGSEEAAVDKGPPPGVGPPAASTLPGPAVAPAAPPPVMAPAPPSSRSLVQRDIQAFLTECGASPGEARHWLTQFQTTYNSTDKPFAIIEVDEAVFKCKEAVLSLAFALAFLQRMDMKPLVVLGLPAPTAPSGCLSFWEAKGQMAQSCKVLVDSLRHNAATAVPFFGGGSVLSAAEPAPHATYGGIVSVETDLLKWCLESDSIPILCPIGETGARRSVLLSSLEVTAALAKALLPTKIIFLNTSGGLRDANQKVVSNVKLPADLDLVTNAQWVSSKEKQQIRLIVDVLGRLSHDASAVITSANTLLTELFSNKGSGTLFKNAERMLRVDSLEKLDQKRLVDLVNASFGKKLRDDYLASLRPRLFSIYYSEGYNAAAILTTEPVLGGTPYLDKFVVNSSRQGQGSGQMLWECMRQDLHRLFWRSRVTNPINPWYFKNCDGSFSNKQWIFFWFGLSDIRDSYELVNHAKGLPDSFCKPSSDPGS